A single region of the Brassica rapa cultivar Chiifu-401-42 chromosome A03, CAAS_Brap_v3.01, whole genome shotgun sequence genome encodes:
- the LOC103859274 gene encoding syncoilin — MKAAETSQPTVQSRQLGTQLSGSMSFSSQMSKEDEEMSRNALSAFRAKEEEIEKKKMEIRERVQAQLGRVEEETKRLASIREELEGLADPMRKEVALVRKKVDSVNKELKPLSLTVQKKEREYKEALEAFNEKNREKVQLITKLMELVGESEKMRMKKLEELSKNIDTLTLSPRQNKGTS, encoded by the exons ATGAAGGCAGCAGAGACGTCGCAGCCAACGGTGCAAAGCCGACAGTTAGGGACTCAGCTGTCGGGAAGCATGAGTTTCAGCAGCCAAATGTCGAAGGAAGACGAAGAGATGTCGAGGAACGCTTTGTCTGCTTTCAGGGCGAAAGAAGAGGAgatcgagaagaagaagatggagattAGGGAAAGGGTTCAAGCTCAGCTTGGTCGTGTTGAAGAAGAGACTAAGCGTCTCGCTTCGATCCGTGag GAACTTGAAGGTTTAGCTGACCCAATGAGGAAAGAAGTTGCTTTGGTCAGGAAGAAGGTTGACTCTGTCAACAAAGAGTTAAAGCCATTGAGTCTTACTGTTCAGAAAAAG GAACGAGAGTACAAAGAAGCTCTTGAGGCATTCAACGAAAAGAACAGAGAGAAGGTGCAGCTAATCACCAAGCTAATGGAG TTGGTGGGAGAAAGCGAGAAGATGAGAATGAAGAAGCTAGAAGAGCTGAGCAAGAACATAGATACACTCACTTTGAGCCCAAGACAGAACAAAGGAACTTCTTGA
- the LOC103859275 gene encoding monodehydroascorbate reductase 2 yields MAEEKSFNFKYVIFGADVSAGYAAREFARQGLKHGELAIISNEPASNKIFGLGDTDLECIELILSTEIIKADLSTKSLFSTDGTIFKYQTMIVATGSTCVRLSECGFQDTNAKNVFYLRDIKDVDQLTLTMETKKKRKVVVIGGGYRGFEVSASLTVNNYEVTMVFPEPWIMHWLFSAEIASFYEGYYANKGIKIIKSTKATGFITNSNGEVTEVKLDDSRTIEADMVIVDIGGRPMISLFKGQVEEEKGGIKTDGFFKTSVTSVYAIGDVATFPMKLYGDMRRVEHVNHAFKSAEQAVMAIKAAEEGRSIQEYEYLPFFNSRAFDLSWQFYGDNVGQSVIFGDNDPNSPKAKFGTYWVKDGKVVGAFLEGGVVEENKAIARVARTQPSVGSLEVLSNVGELLIGSRVNRNRVLVSCHVK; encoded by the exons ATGGCGGAAGAGAAGAGCTTCAACTTCAAGTACGTAATCTTCGGAGCTGATGTATCTGCC GGTTATGCGGCTAGAGAATTTGCCAGGCAGGGCCTGAAGCATGGCGAACTAGCAATTATATCCAATGAACCAGca AGTAACAAAATATTTGGACTTGGAGATACTGACTTAGAGT GTATTGAATTGATTCTAAGCACAGAGATCATCAAAGCAGATCTTTCCACGAAGAGTCTTTTCAGTACTGATGGAACAATCTTCAAATACCAAACTATGATAGTTGCAACTGGCTCTACC TGTGTAAGATTGTCAGAATGTGGTTTCCAAGATACAAATGCTAAAAATGTCTTCTACCTAAGAGATATCAAGGATGTTGATCAGCTCACATTGACAAtggaaacaaagaagaagagaaaggtgGTGGTTATTGGCGGCGGATACAGAGGATTTGAAGTCAGTGCTTCACTAACGGTTAACAACTATGAGGTCACCATGGTTTTTCCAGAACCTTGGATTA TGCATTGGCTTTTCAGCGCTGAGATCGCTTCTTTCTACGAGGGTTACTATGCTAACAAGGGAATAAAGATCATCAAGAGTACTAAAGCCACTGGATTCATTACCAACTCAAACGGTGAGGTGACAGAAGTGAAACTAGATGATAGTAGAACCATAGAAGCTGACATGGTGATTGTGGACATTGGTGGTAGACCGATGATATCGCTTTTCAAAGGTCAAGTAGAAGAGGAGAAGGGTGGGATAAAG ACTGATGGGTTCTTCAAAACAAGTGTAACCAGTGTATACGCCATTGGAGATGTCGCTACATTCCCTATGAAACTCTATGGCGACATGAGACGTGTAGAACACGTTAACCATGCTTTCAAATCCGCTGAACAGGCCGTCATG GCAATCAAGGCGGCAGAGGAAGGGAGATCAATCCAAGAGTATGAGTATCTACCTTTCTTCAACTCTCGAGCCTTTGATCTCTCGTGGCAATTCTATGGAGACAACGTTGGACAATCTGTAATATTTGGAGACAACGATCCGAACTCTCCAAAGGCAAAGTTTGGGACTTATTGGGTTAAAGATGGGAAAGTGGTGGGAGCATTTCTGGAAGGAGGAGTTGTGGAAGAGAACAAGGCAATTGCTAGAGTTGCAAGGACACAACCTTCAGTTGGTAGCCTTGAGGTGTTGTCCAACGTTGGAGAGTTGCTTATTGGATCAAGGGTCAATAGAAATAGGGTCTTAGTTTCCTGCCATGTTAAATAA
- the LOC103859276 gene encoding proline-rich protein 3, with translation MAQRITTLVMLIEILFLVNYVSQFATTAADNDGDVIHVAGKVMCQDCTLNYDKWINGSEPIKGAVVSITCMDERERVRYYGSDKTDERGQFDLILDKVLYGGKNLKPKLCTVRLVSSPDKSCDIPTDFGNGQSGVKLVQPFMVFKDLVKFVVGPFYYTTPMCETPKYENNY, from the exons ATGGCGCAGAGAATCACTACATTGGTTATGCTCATAGAGATATTGTTTCTGGTAAATTATGTGAGTCAGTTCGCCACAACCGCAGCGGATAACGACGGAGATGTGATTCACGTAGCCGGAAAAGTGATGTGCCAAGACTGCACTCTTAACTACGACAAATGGATCAACGGCTCTGAACCCATCAAAG GGGCTGTGGTATCAATCACTTGTATGGACGAGAGGGAAAGAGTGAGGTACTATGGCAGCGACAAGACCGACGAGAGAGGCCAGTTCGATCTTATCCTTGACAAAGTCCTCTACGGCGGCAAGAATCTTAAGCCTAAACTTTGTACCGTCAGGCTCGTGTCCTCTCCTGACAAGTCATGTGATATCCCAACCGATTTTGGTAATGGTCAAAGTGGAGTGAAGCTAGTTCAGCCGTTCATGGTTTTCAAGGATCTGGTGAAGTTTGTGGTCGGACCGTTTTACTATACCACCCCCATGTGTGAGACTCCTAAATATGAAAACAACTATTAG